The genomic interval GGCACCTGCGGCCGGGGATGTCGGTAGTGGTCAGTATCGATACCCGTAGCCAGGATTGATGTGTTCGCGGCCGGCCTCTTCGCGGGGCAAGCCCGCTCCCACAGAGACTGCACAGCTTTCAAAGGCTGCGCTGGACCTGTGGGAGCGGGCTTGCCCCGCGAAGAGGCCAGAACAGGCTTACATCCACCAGGCCAGCACCACCGGCAACCAGACAAACGAAAGCACCGTCGAACACATCACCAGGTTCGCCACCTGCTCCGGCTCACGATTGGCCCGCACCGCCATCAGGTAGTTGAACACAGCAACCGGCATCGCCGACTGTACCACCAGTACCGCGTGCTCAAGGTTGTCCATGCCTAGCGCCGCCCCCACTGCCCAGCCCATCGCAGCCCCCAGGCCAATGCGCAAGCCGCCCAGCAACAGGCCGCTGCCCACGTGACGCAGGCGAATGCTGGCCAGCGACACCCCCAGGGTCAGCAACATCAGCGGAATGGTCATGCCGCCGAGCAAATCTGCAGTGTTTGCCAGCCAGCGCGGTAGCTCGAAATCGAGAAAGATGATGGGCATGGCGCCGGCCAGGCTGATGACAATAGGGTTGCGCAGCAGCGCCTTGAGCGAAGCCGCTGTGCCAGAGATGGCCATGCCGATGGTGAACTGCACGATCGACAAGGTCAGGAAAAACGCCACGGCCAGTGCCAGGCCGTGCTCACCGAAGGCATACAAGCTGATCGGCAGGCCCATATTGCCCGTATTAGGAAACATGAACGCCGGCAGCAGTACCCGCCAATGCATGCCCGAAGCACGACACACCAGCAAGGCGACCAAGGCCATGCCCAGGGTGCACAGCAGGCAAGCCAAGGCCATGCTGGTGAAGGCGTCAGGGTTCAGCTCGGTGCGACTGAGGGTGGACAGCACCAGCGACGGGGTACCGACAGTCATCACGACCCGGGCGATGAAATCGGTGGGGTAGTCCAGGCCCTTGCGGGCCCAGGCAAAGCCGATGCCGGCGACGATGAAGACCGGGGCCAGGACTGCGAACAGCGACGCGAACATGATGGGCCTTCCTTGGGGTGGGTTCAGCATTATGCAGCAGTCCGTGAGATGGCCGGGGCTGCACAGCGGCGCCAAGATGTCTGCCCAAGACACGTTCATGTCGCCCTTGGACTGCGGCGTCTCGTCGCATACCCGTGCCCCTTGGGCAAAAGCTTCCAAGCCCGTAGAATCCCGCTTCCTTTTCGCCCGTCGCCTTGAACGGTGGCAACCCGCAGCAATGACAGAGTCCGTGCCTGAACACATGAACGCACATGTGAAATAGGCTCAACCCTCCCCGCCCGGCCCATTCCCAAAGGGTCCAGCGGTTGAGTCTTGCCCAGGTCGCATCCGTGTCGCCACTCGCCCCTTATCGGGTCGAGCCGGTGTGCGCGTCCGAGAAGGCGCTCATTCCGCTCATCCAACTAGAGGTTTGTATGTCTCCGCGTTTGCTGGCCATGGCGCTGGCGCCCCTGCTCGGGCTGTTCATCATTGCCTTGGGCAACGGCTTCATGTCTTCCCTGACTACCCTGCGCCTGGGCGCTGCCGGTGAGTCGGCCACCACCATCGGCGTCGTCTCGTCCACCTACTTCCTAGGCCTGACCCTGGGCGCCATCTTCAACGACCGGCTGATCTTGCGCATCGGCCATATCCGCGCCTACACAAGCTTCGCTTCGCTGATCGGCGCGACCATCCTGCTGCAGGGGCTGTTCTACGACGTCACCTGGTGGTCGGTGCTGCGCCTGATCAACGGGTGGGCGGCAGTCGGCGTGTTCCTGGTGATCGAAAGCTGGCTGCTGCTGGCCGGCGATGCAAAAATCCGCGGCCGCCTGCTGGCGCTGTACATGATCGCCTTCTACGGCGCCGGGGTGATTGCCCAGGCAGGCCTTGGCGAAATCACCCAGCTTGGCGACACCGCACCCTTCATGCTGGCTGGGGTACTGGCTGCCCTGTCGGTACTGCCCATCGTGATCCTCCCGCGGGTATCGCCACTGCTGGACCAGGTCGAACCCCTCAAACCCCGCCAATTGTTGGGTGTGGCACCGTCTGGCCTGGTTGGCTGCTTTGGTTCGGGGGTGGCGATTGCCGGCATTTATGCCCTGCTGCCGCTGTACCTGCAGCGCATCGGCCTGGCCGTGGGCGAGGTCGGCAACATGATGGCCTGGGTGATCCTCGGCGCCATGCTGCTGCAATACCCGGTGGGCCGCTGGTCCGACCGCAAGGATCGCCAGGATGTGCTGATTGCCCTGGCTGCACTGTGCGTGGTGTTGTCGCTGGTCACAGTATTCCTGCCGTCGGACTCGTTCCTGCTGCCGGCCATGCTGTTCCTGCTGGGTGGTGGCGTGTTCACGCTGTACCCGGTGGCGGTCAGCCATGCGGCCGACCGCGCGCCTTCCGACGCGCTGGTACCGATGATTCAAGGCTTGTTGTTGATCAACTCACTGGGTTCGGCCATGGCGCCGGTGGCCATTTCGCCCATGATGACCGAGTTTGGCGAGGCCGGGTTGTTCTGGGCCTTTGCCGTGGTCAACCTGGCCATGGTGTGCTTTTTCATGTGGCGACGCGGCAAGCGCCCGGCCGCAGAGCACCCGGCACCGTTCACCGCTTCGACCACCTTCTCGCCAACCGGCGCCGAGCTGCGGGTAACCGAAGACCTGATGCATGCGGCGCAGGAGCATCCGCCGCTGGATCCCGTGGAAAGCCCGGCGCAACGCTCAGAGCCTGTCTGAATCCGTTGCCGACTCCTTGTGGGAGGCCACTCATCCCTTATAGGTTGTGCTGTCACGCAGAGAACAGTGGCTGGTGTGGGGGCGGGCTTGTCCCGCGAAGCAGGCAACGCTGTGTATGGCACCGGCTTTGCCGGTGTTCCCGGGGCAAGCCCGCTCCCACAGAGTGACCACTCGTCGCCCGAAAGGCACACCTGCCCTGACGCGCAGCCAAACGAATGACAGATCATCCGCCAAGGAGACCCTCCATGATCCGCATTCGCTCTCTCTCCCTGTGCCTGGCGCTCGCGCTGGCCAGCCTCACCGGTACCACCTTTGCTGCCACCGACACCAACACCGACAGCCGTCCGCAAACCGACCAGTCTGGCGGCAAGACCGCCGGTGACGACAGCAGCGTCAACAGCCCCGGCAGTGGCCAGGACAACGACAGCAGCGACACCGGCAGCAACAGCGATGCCGCCGACGGGGCCAGCGGCGGTTCGAACAGCACGGGCGAGGCGACAGGCTCTGGCGCCGGGCACACCGGCGGCACCGCCGAGGACCAGGACAGCCACTGAGGCACGCCTCGGCTACACTGCGCCCAAAGCCCTGCCAAGGATTCGCCATGAACGTCAAACCCTGGCTGCTCGCCGCCCTGCTGCCCTGCACAGCCTTGGCAAGCAGTAGCAACCAAGGGGCGCTGTCGATCAGTTCCTCGTCATTCACTGATGGGGGCGTGATCGCCCTGCAGCAGGTCGGGCAGGACCCGGCCTGCGGCGCAGGCGAGGAGCGCACCCCGCAACTGAGTTGGAACAACCTGCCCGCAGGTACCCAGTCGCTCGCGCTGATCATGTTCGACCCGGACGGCGGCAAGGGTATCGGCGTGGTGCACTGGGTCGCGTACAACATTGACCCGGAGCACGATGGGCTCAAGGAAGGCATGGCCGGGCTCAGTGGGCAATACGTGACTGTGGGGCGCAACTCGCGGGGCACCCTCAGCTACCGAGGCCCCTGCCCACCCGCTGGCGACAACCCGCACCATTACGCACTGACGCTCATTGCCACAGACCTGCCCTTGGGCACGCTTCCCGAGGGACTGGACCGCAGCGGTCTGTTGCAGTTGCTGCAAGGCCACGCATTAGGGGCGCAGAGCCTGATCGGGCGCTACGGCCATTGAACCATCCAGTACAAAAACAAATGATCGAGCTCATAGCATTTATCCATTGAATGGCCCGGTGAAACTGAAGTAAGCTCGGGCTCATTCACTGGAGAGCAACATGCCAAATCACACCCGCAACCACGCCAACCACACCGGTCGCAAACTGCGCCCTGTGCTGGCCGTTGCCGGCTGCGTGGCACCTGCCAGCTATTACTTCGGGTATTGGTTTAGCCACTAGGCGCCGATACCCACACGGCGCCCACCTTCGAGGGGCCGCCGAACATGAGAATACTCAAACCCCCGGTCGGCTCCCCGACCGGGGGTTTTGCTTTTCAGGCCTTTGAACAACACCGATTCACATTGAGGACAGATTCATGAACTACGCCACTTATTACGACGCAAACACCTATGCCTGGCGATTTAGCCAATCCCGTTCGGGCCAGCCTGCCGCCTCCGATCGGTCCTCAACAGGTGGCAATGCAGCAGCCAATACGAATTCAACGATCTGTCGAACACCTCGATAGGGCCGACAGCGCGGGCCTGAACCCGCCGTCCGCCCAGGGAAAAACGCCATGCAAGCTTCCAACCTCGCCCTGCCCCTGACTCAGCCGCAAGCAGCCAACACCACGGTCAGCAAGCGCCTGCCCAGCCCGCACCTGCTCAAGCAACAGATGCCGCTGTCCAGTGAACTGGCCCAGCAAGTCCAGGCCCACCGCCAGGCCATCCGCAACATCCTCGAAGGCCGCGACGAGCGCCTGCTGGTAATCGTCGGCCCGTGCTCGATCCACGACCCACGCTCGGCGCTGGAATACGCCGACCGCCTGGCCGCCCTCAGCCGCGAAGTCGGTGACAAGCTGCTGCTGGTGATGCGCGCCTACGTCGAAAAACCGCGTACTACCGTCGGCTGGAAAGGTCTGGCCTACGACCCACACCTGGATGGCAGCGACGACATGCACTCGGGTATTGCCTTGTCCCGCGGGCTGATGCTGAGCATGATCGAACGTGGCCTGCCGGTGGCCACCGAGCTGCTGCAACCGATGGCCGCCGGCTACTTCGACGACCTGCTGGCCTGGGCCGCAATTGGCGCACGCACTACCGAATCGCAAATTCACCGCGAAATGGTCAGTGGCCTGGAACTGCCGGTCGGGTTCAAGAACGGCACCGACGGCGGCATTTCCATCGCCACCGACGCCATGCGCAGCGCAGCCCACCCGCACCGCCACTTCGGCATGGATGCGCAGGGCCACCCGGCAATCATCGAAACCCTGGGCAACCCGGACACGCACTTGGTACTGCGCGGTGGCCACAAAGGGCCCAACTACGATGCCAACAGCATCGCCATGGCCCGTCAGGCATTGGCCAAGGTTGGCGTTCAGGCGCGCATCATGGTCGATTGCAGCCACGCCAACAGCGGCAAGGACCCGGCTCGTCAGCCGGCGGTGTTCAACGATGTGCTGGAGCAACGCCTGGCAGGCGATCGCTCGATCGTTGGCGTGATGATCGAGGGGCACCTGTTCGACGGCTGCCAGGCGCTGGGCAAGGGTGCACTGAAGTACGGCGTTTCGATCACCGACGGCTGCCTGGGCTGGGCCTCGACCGAAACCTTGTTGCGTGAGGCTGCACTAAAACTGTGAGCCGAAGGTTGCGAGCCTGGCGAGACATACCCCAAGCAAGTGCGCTAGGCTTGCGTTTTTACCCCAAGGAGCAGTACCCATGGCCCGTGCAACCGCCCGCCACATCCTGGTCAGCAGCGAAGAGAAATGCAACGAACTGAAAACCCAGATCGAAGCAGGCGCCGACTTCGCTGAAATCGCCAAAGCCAACTCGACCTGCCCGTCCAGCCGTCAGGGCGGTGACCTGGGCTCGTTCGGCCCAGGCCAGATGGTCAAGGAGTTCGACACCGTGGTGTTCAGCGCCCCGGTCAACACCGTGCAAGGCCCGGTGAAGACCCAGTTCGGCTACCACCTGCTGGAAGTGACCAGCCGCCAGGACTGATTCTCCCTCCCGGTGATCAGACCCCCTGTGGGAGCGGGTTTACCCGCGAAGAGGCCAGACCAGACAACCTCGTTGCCTGCTCCGACGCATTCGCGGGTAAACCCGCTCCCACAAGTATTGTGGGGGCTTGTGTTTTCGTGCATGGGCTTTACCGTCCATGCCGCTCCCAGCCACGCCCTCACCGTCTACGACGAAGCCCCCCGCTACGCCCCCAACTTCCAGCATTTCGACTACGTAAACCCCGACGCCCCCAAGGGCGGCATCCTGCGCCGCTCGGCCATCGAGATCGGCCAGTTCGACCATATTTTGCCGTACATCGACAAAGGCATCGGCGTCAGCGAGGTCGACGGCCTGCTGTACGCGCCACTGGCCGTACGCTCGTTCGATGAACCCTATACCGTCTATGGCCTGATTGCCCGCAGCATGGAGCGTGGCCCGGCGGATGCCTGGCTGCGTTTCGAGATAGACCCGCTTGCCACCTTCGCCGATGGAAAGCCGGTGCGCGCCGAGGACGTACGTTTCACCTTCGAGCTGTTGATGAGCAAGGGCAGCCTCAAGTACCGCACGCAGTTCGCCGATGTCACCGGCGTAACCGTGGAAGGCCCGCAGCACGTGCGCTTCGACTTCAAGCCCGACCACGGCCGAACCCTGGCGCTGGACCTCGCCAGCTTGCCAGTGCTACCCGAACATGACTGGCAGCAGCGCGACTTCGCCAATGGTGCGGGTTTCGACAAGCCAGTTGGCAGCGGGCCATACCGCATCGGGCGCATCGACAACGGCCGCAGCATCACCTTCGAACGAGACCCGACCTGGTGGGCACGCAACCGGCCGGCCAGCCGGGGCCGCTACAATTTTGACCAGCTGCGCATCGAGTACTTCGGTGACACCGAGGTGGCGCGGCAGGTGCTCAAAGGCGGTGGCTACGACTATAACCGCGAGTTTTCCGCCACCGCCTACACCCTGGGCTACAACGGCGCACAACTGGACGATGGCCGCTTGCAACGCGCGCACCTGGGCCCGGCCAAACCGCAGGTTGCCCAGGGTTTCGTATTCAACCTCGACCAGCCGCAGTTCAAGGACCGCCGCGTGCGCCAGGCGCTGGGCATGCTGTGGGACTACGAGTGGAGCAACCGGCAGATGATGCGCAACCTGTACATCCGCCAGCAAAGCGTGTTCTCCAACACACCGCTGGCGGCTCGCAAGCTGCCGGATGCCGACGAACTGAAGCTGCTCGATCCGTTGCGCGGCAAAATACCGGACGAAGTCTTCACCACTGTGTTCACCGCTCCGGTAACCGATGGTTCGGGGATTGTCCGCAAGCAGCAGTTGCAGGCCCTGGACCTGCTTGAACAAGCCGGCTGGCACCCCGAAGGGGACCGCCTGGTGAACAGCCAGGGCACACCGCTGGCATTCACCTTCCTCAACGGCCAGTCAGGCATGGAGCGCCTGCTGCTGCCATGGAAGCGTAACCTGGCACAGATCGGCGTCACCCTGAACATCCGCAATGTCGATTCGGCCCAGTACGTCAACCGCCTGATGGCACGGGACTACGACATGATCGTCACCGGCTACCCGGTCAGCCTGTCGCCCGGTGCCGAGCTGTACAACTACTTTGGCTCGGCAGCCGCGCACGACCCCGGCTCGAACAACCTGATGGTGCTGCAGGACCCGGCCGTGGACCACCTGATCGACGGTCTGGTGCGCGCCGGCACACAGGCCGACATGCTGCACCACGCCCATGCCCTGGACCGTGTGCTGCAATGGAACTACTACTGGATCCCCAACTACTACCCGCCGGGCAGCTCCACCGCCTGGTGGAACCGCTTTGGCCTGCCCAAGGTCCAGGCCACCTATGACGAAGGCCTGGATACCTGGTGGGAGGTAAGCCCCACCCCGTTGACCAACGCGCAAATGGCCGAACGCCGGAAGCTATCACCATGACCGCCTACATTCTGCGCCGTCTGCTGCTGATCCTCCCGACGCTACTGGCAATCCTGCTGGTCAACTTCGCCATCGTCCAGGCCGCGCCGGGTGGCCCGGTGGAGCAGGCCGTGGCGCGTCTGCAAGGCCTGGGCGGCGGTGCACCCGGCGCACGCGCCGAGGTGGTACATGGCGAGTCGCGTGCCACCCGCGGTCTGGACCCGAAACTGATCGAAGAAATCAAGCGCCAGTACGGCTTTGACAAGTCGGCCCCCGAACGGCTGTGGTTGATGCTCGGCCAGTATGCCCGGCTGGACTTTGGCAGCAGCTTCTTCCGCGGGGCCAAAGTCACTGACCTGATCCTGGACAAGTTACCGGTGACCCTGTCGCTGGGCTTGTGGGCCACGCTGATCACCTACCTGGTGTCGATCCCGCTGGGCATCCGCAAGGCGGTACGCCACGGCAGCCGCTTCGATGCCTGGAGCAGCGCGCTGATTGTGGTCGGCTACGCACTGCCCTCGTTCCTGTTCGCGCTGCTGCTGATCGTGCTGTTCGCCGGTGGCACCTCGCTCAACTGGTTCCCGGTACGCGGGCTGGTCTCGGAAAACTTCGCCGAGCTCAGCCTGCTGGGCAAGGTCGCCGACTACTTCTGGCACCTGGTGCTGCCGGTCGGGGCCTTGGTGATCGGCGGTTTCGCAACCCTTACGTTGCTGACCAAGAACGCCTTCCTCGACGAGATTTCCCGCCAGTACGTGGTCACCGCCCGGGCCAAGGGCCTGAGTGAGCGCCGGGTGCTGTACGGCCATGTGCTGCGCAATGCCATGCTGCTGGTGGTGGCCGGGTTGCCGCAGGCACTGATCACGATGTTTTTCGCCGGTTCGTTACTGATCGAGGTGATCTTCTCCCTCGATGGCCTCGGCCGCCTGAGCTACGAGGCCGCCGTGTCGCGAGATTACCCGGTGGTGTTCGGTACCCTGTTCATCTTCACCCTGGCAGGCCTGTTGATCCGCCTGATCGGTGACCTGTCGTACACCCTGCTCGATCCGCGTATCGACTTCGACACGAGGGCGCACTGATGCTGTCCCCCGTCTCGCGCCGCCGCCTGCAACGCTTTCGCCGCAACCGCCTGGGCTGGGTCTCGCTGTGGCTGTTCGCCGGCCTGCTGCTGCTGTGCCTTGGCGCTGAGCTGGTGGCCAACGACAAGCCGCTGCTTCTAAGTTACAAGGGCGAGCTGTATGTGCCGGCGCTCAAGCGCTACAGCGAGCAGGAATTCGGCGGCCAGCTGCCATTTCAGCCCGACTATCGCAGTGCCTATGTACGGCAATTGATCGCAGACCAGGGCGGCTGGATGCTGTTCGCGCCCATCCCGTTCAGCGCCGATACGCCCAACTACGACCTGCTGGTACCCACCCCCAGCCCGCCCAGCACGAGCAACTGGCTAGGCACCGACGACCAGGGCCGCGACGTGCTGGCTCGGGTGTTGTATGGCACGCGGGTATCGCTGCTGTTCGCCTTCGCTCTGACTGTGGTCAGCGTGTTCATCGGTGTAGTGGCCGGCGCGCTGCAGGGCTACCACGGCGGTTGGGTCGACCTGATTGGCCAACGCCTGCTGGAGGTGTGGTCGGGGTTGCCTGTGCTCTACCTGCTGATCATCCTCAGCGGCTTTGTCGAGCCGGATTTCTGGTGGCTGCTGGGGATCATGGCACTGTTTTCCTGGCTGACCCTCGTCGATGTGGTGCGCGCCGAGTTCCTGCGTGGGCGCAACCTGGAGTACGTGAAAGCCGCTCGCGCGCTGGGGTTGGCGGACAGCCAGGTGATGCTGCGGCATATCTTGCCCAATGCAATGAACGCCACGCTGACCTATGTACCGTTCATGCTGACCGGGGCAATCACCACCCTGACTGCGCTGGACTTTCTCGGCTTCGGCATGCCGGCCGGGAGTGCCTCGCTGGGTGAGCTGGTGACCCAAGGCAAGCAACACCTTGAGGCCCCATGGCTGGGCTTTACCGCGTTCTTTGCGCTGGCGGTGATCTTGTCGCTGCTGGTGTTCATCGGCGATGCCTTGCGCGAAGCGTTCGACCCCAGAAAATGAGTCTTCACGCCCGGCCTTTACTTGAAAAGGAGCTTTGCATGACCCTGACAGGCAAGACTGCACTCGTTACCGGTTCCACCAGCGGCATCGGCTTGGGTATCGCCCAGGTGCTGGCACGCGCCGGCGCCAATATCGTGCTCAACGGCTTTGGCGACCCGGCACCGGCCATAGCCGAAATCGCCCGCCATGGAGTGAAGGTGGTTCACCATCCGGCCGATCTGTCGGACGTGGCCCAGATTGAAGCGTTGTTCGCCCTGGCCGAGCGCGAATTCAGCGGCGTCGACATCCTGGTCAACAACGCCGGCATCCAGCATGTCGCGCCGGTGGAGCAGTTTCCGCTGGAAAGCTGGGACAAGATCATTGCCCTGAACCTGTCAGCTGTGTTCCATGGCACGCGCCTGGCCCTGCCGGGCATGCGCACGCGCAACTGGGGGCGCATCATCAACATTGCCTCGGTGCATGGCCTGGTCGGCTCGACCGGCAAGGCGGCCTATGTGGCAGCCAAGCATGGTGTGGTCGGCTTGACCAAGGTGGTGGGCCTGGAAACCGCCACCAGCAATGTCACCTGCAACGCCATCTGCCCAGGCTGGGTACTGACCCCGCTTGTGCAAAAGCAGATCGACGATCGTGCTGCCAACGGTGGCGATCCGCTGCAAGCACAGCATGATCTGCTGGCCGAAAAGCAACCGTCGCTGGCGTTTGTCACCCCCGAGCACCTGGGTGAACTGGTACTATTCCTGTGCAGCGAGGCCGCAAGCCAGGTTCGCGGCGCCGCCTGGAACGTCGACGGTGGCTGGTTGGCCCAGTGACGGGCGGCCTGGGCCTGGCGGCGGGTTCGCATTCGTTTACCTGCAAGGAGGCCCTATGCGCCCTACCCCGATGACCGCAATTCTGGCCCTCACCCTGGCTGCCGCCACGCCTGCGATGGCGGCAAGCCTGAAGGACGTCGCGCCTTACCCAGAGGCGGAAAAAGGCTTTACCCGGCAGGTCATCCACCTGCCGGCACAGGCCGATGAATCGGCCTACAAACTGGAGATCCTCGCCGGCAAAACGTTGCAAGTCGACTGCAATCGCCAGCACTTGGGGGGTAGCCTTGAAGAACGCACCCTGGAAGGCTGGGGCTACAACTACTACCGCCTGGACAAAGTCAGCGGCCCGGCCAGCACCCTGATGGCCTGCCCGGATGGCAAGAAGACCGAGGCCTTCGTGCCAGTGATCGGTGACGGCTTCCTGCTGCGCTACAACAGCAAGCTGCCGGTGGTGGTGTATGTGCCCAAGGATGTCGAGGTGCGCTACCGCATCTGGTCGGCGTCGCAGGACGTGCAAAAGGCTAAAGTCGAATAACTACCGCGGCCCCTGCAGGAGCGGCCTTGTGCCGCTCCTGCAAGGCGAGTCTATCAGGCATAATGCGCCCCTTTTTTCGCCCCGAAGCACAGGTACCCCATGAAAGCCCAAGCCCGCCACATCCTGGTCAAAACCGCTGACGAAGCCGAGAAGCTTAAACAGCGCATCGCCAACGGCGAGGCTTTCGACGTGCTGGCCAAAAAGTTTTCGGTCTGCCCTTCTGGCAAGCGCGGCGGCGACCTGGGCGAAGTCCGCCCGGGCCAGATGGTCGGCGCCATCGACCAGGTGATTTTCAAGAAGCCTTTGCGTGTAGTGCACGGGCCGATCAAGAGCAAGTTCGGCTACCACCTGGTGCAAACGTTCTATCGCGATTGATGGCAGCGGGCCACCTGACATTTTTGCCAGTTGTCCCCTCGCCAAACATTACATACAACTCCGGCAGGGCCGAAGCCACCCCGTTGGCGTCGCTTCAGGTAGTGGACCCTTCAATGGACCCGGAGACCTGCCTATGCGATGCCCCCGCTCGCTGCTGCCCTTACCCCTGCTGGCACTGCCATTGCTGGCTCATTCCCAATCCCTGACGGTTACACCCGGTGAGACCCTCGGCGCCGTCGTGCAAACCGATGCCGCTGATGAGTTCACCCTCAGCGGCGGGACGGTGCAGTCATTGCAACAAGGCAATGGCGAGGACACCTTCACGATGTCTGGCGGCACGCTAGGGTCGTTGAACCAGGGCGGTGACATGGACACGTTCACCATGACCGGCGGCATCATCACGGGCGCTTTTGAAGACGGTGACACCGCATGGTTCAAAGGCGGCAGCATTGGCCGAATCGATCTCAAGCTCGCTGACAACTTCCTCGAAATTTCCCAGGGGCTCGGGGTCGAAACCGTTGTTGTTGGCAACGTTGTCAGTGGGCTTGGCAACGACACGATCATCATGACAGGCGGCACCGTCGGCGGTGATATCAGTACCAGTAGCGGCGTTGACAAGATAACCATCAGCGGCGGCACGCTCAAAGGCGAAATACGCACTGGCAACGGCAAGGATGAATTTACCTGGACGGGCGGCCAGATCGGTAAGCGGGTCATTATGGAGAATGACGATGACACCGCCATCGTCCGCGCCCTCGACCTCGGTAACTCTGCCGTTATTCTGGACGGCGGTACCGGCACGGACACACTGACGTTCGAGCAGAGTCAGGTCGGCCAAGGGGCGTCGTACATCAACTGGGAGTCCATCAACCTCCAGCAAGGCAGCCAGCTCACCCTCAACGACACCCTCACGCTGGGAGACCTCGGCAGCGATCAGCCACGCGTGATCCCCGCCACTGGGACAGGCACCCTTCTGATCGATGCAAGCAGCTCGCTGATCAGCCGCCAGGGCAGCATCGTCAGCATCCAGAGTGACAGCAAGGTATCGTTAGTCAACGCCGGCACCCTCGACCTGAGTCGTGGCAACGACGCTCAGGGCCGCCTGACTGTTCAGGGCGATTACACCGGTAACAACGGCACACTGCGCCTCAATAGCGTACTGGCAGGCGATGGCGCTGCCTCCGACCGCCTGGTGGTCAGCCGCGGCGCCATCAGCGGCTCTACGCGATTGTTCGTCAACAACCTCAATGGCGCGGGTGCAACAACCGCACAAAACGGCATCCAGCTCGTCGAAGCCCGTGACGGCGCCACCAGCTCTGCCACTGCATTCGTGCAAACGCAAACGCTATCGGTAGGTGCCTATGACTACCGGTTGTTCAAGGGCGGTGTAACCGCTGGCAGCCAAAACAGCTGGTACCTGCGCTCGACGCTAGTCGCGCCACCCGCTCCAGCACCGGGCCCCGAGCCCGAACAACCCACACAACCTTCACAGCCGGGCAGGCCGCCGGTAATAGCACCGGCCCAGACGCCACCTGTTGCCGCTCTGGCACCTGGCCAGGTCGACCTGCCCGCCCCCGTGCAAGGCGAAAGCCTGCCGCTGTATCGCCCGGAAGTCCCGGTTTACGCTGCCGCCCCAAGAGGCGCTGCGATCATCGCGCGCCAGGCCTTGGGCACCTTCCATCAACGCCAGGGCGACCAACAGTTGCTCAAAGGCGAAGGCGCCCTGCCTGCCAGTTGGGGACAAGCCTACGGCGGCACGCTTCGCCAGCAATGGAGCGGTACGGTCAGCCCGAGCCTGGAGGGCGACCTGTACGGTTTCAAGGTGGGCCAGGACTTGTATGCCAAGACGGGCGATGGCGGTTATCGCCACCATGTCGGCTTTTACGTCAGCCACAGCCGCCTGGATGCCGACGTCAAAGGTTTCGCCCTGGCCGAGCAAGACCGCAGCGTTGGCGACCTGAAACTTGATGGCGACAGTGTTGGCACTTACTGGGCGTTGGTCGGGCCGCAAGGCGCGTACCTGGATGCAGTGTTGCAGTACACCCGTCTCGATGGGCGGGCCCGCTCGCAGCGCGGCGATAAGCTGGACATCGACGGCCATGCCTGGGCGGCGTCGCTCGAATCCGGCTACCCCATCGCCCTGTCCGAACGCTGGACGCTGGAGCCACAAGCCCAGCTGATTGCACAAAAAGTTTCGCTCGACAGCGCAAGCGATAGTGTCTC from Pseudomonas fortuita carries:
- the hbdH gene encoding 3-hydroxybutyrate dehydrogenase codes for the protein MTLTGKTALVTGSTSGIGLGIAQVLARAGANIVLNGFGDPAPAIAEIARHGVKVVHHPADLSDVAQIEALFALAEREFSGVDILVNNAGIQHVAPVEQFPLESWDKIIALNLSAVFHGTRLALPGMRTRNWGRIINIASVHGLVGSTGKAAYVAAKHGVVGLTKVVGLETATSNVTCNAICPGWVLTPLVQKQIDDRAANGGDPLQAQHDLLAEKQPSLAFVTPEHLGELVLFLCSEAASQVRGAAWNVDGGWLAQ
- the eco gene encoding serine protease inhibitor ecotin produces the protein MRPTPMTAILALTLAAATPAMAASLKDVAPYPEAEKGFTRQVIHLPAQADESAYKLEILAGKTLQVDCNRQHLGGSLEERTLEGWGYNYYRLDKVSGPASTLMACPDGKKTEAFVPVIGDGFLLRYNSKLPVVVYVPKDVEVRYRIWSASQDVQKAKVE
- a CDS encoding ABC transporter permease; this encodes MLSPVSRRRLQRFRRNRLGWVSLWLFAGLLLLCLGAELVANDKPLLLSYKGELYVPALKRYSEQEFGGQLPFQPDYRSAYVRQLIADQGGWMLFAPIPFSADTPNYDLLVPTPSPPSTSNWLGTDDQGRDVLARVLYGTRVSLLFAFALTVVSVFIGVVAGALQGYHGGWVDLIGQRLLEVWSGLPVLYLLIILSGFVEPDFWWLLGIMALFSWLTLVDVVRAEFLRGRNLEYVKAARALGLADSQVMLRHILPNAMNATLTYVPFMLTGAITTLTALDFLGFGMPAGSASLGELVTQGKQHLEAPWLGFTAFFALAVILSLLVFIGDALREAFDPRK
- a CDS encoding microcin C ABC transporter permease YejB, encoding MTAYILRRLLLILPTLLAILLVNFAIVQAAPGGPVEQAVARLQGLGGGAPGARAEVVHGESRATRGLDPKLIEEIKRQYGFDKSAPERLWLMLGQYARLDFGSSFFRGAKVTDLILDKLPVTLSLGLWATLITYLVSIPLGIRKAVRHGSRFDAWSSALIVVGYALPSFLFALLLIVLFAGGTSLNWFPVRGLVSENFAELSLLGKVADYFWHLVLPVGALVIGGFATLTLLTKNAFLDEISRQYVVTARAKGLSERRVLYGHVLRNAMLLVVAGLPQALITMFFAGSLLIEVIFSLDGLGRLSYEAAVSRDYPVVFGTLFIFTLAGLLIRLIGDLSYTLLDPRIDFDTRAH
- a CDS encoding peptidylprolyl isomerase, which produces MKAQARHILVKTADEAEKLKQRIANGEAFDVLAKKFSVCPSGKRGGDLGEVRPGQMVGAIDQVIFKKPLRVVHGPIKSKFGYHLVQTFYRD
- a CDS encoding autotransporter family protein, giving the protein MRCPRSLLPLPLLALPLLAHSQSLTVTPGETLGAVVQTDAADEFTLSGGTVQSLQQGNGEDTFTMSGGTLGSLNQGGDMDTFTMTGGIITGAFEDGDTAWFKGGSIGRIDLKLADNFLEISQGLGVETVVVGNVVSGLGNDTIIMTGGTVGGDISTSSGVDKITISGGTLKGEIRTGNGKDEFTWTGGQIGKRVIMENDDDTAIVRALDLGNSAVILDGGTGTDTLTFEQSQVGQGASYINWESINLQQGSQLTLNDTLTLGDLGSDQPRVIPATGTGTLLIDASSSLISRQGSIVSIQSDSKVSLVNAGTLDLSRGNDAQGRLTVQGDYTGNNGTLRLNSVLAGDGAASDRLVVSRGAISGSTRLFVNNLNGAGATTAQNGIQLVEARDGATSSATAFVQTQTLSVGAYDYRLFKGGVTAGSQNSWYLRSTLVAPPAPAPGPEPEQPTQPSQPGRPPVIAPAQTPPVAALAPGQVDLPAPVQGESLPLYRPEVPVYAAAPRGAAIIARQALGTFHQRQGDQQLLKGEGALPASWGQAYGGTLRQQWSGTVSPSLEGDLYGFKVGQDLYAKTGDGGYRHHVGFYVSHSRLDADVKGFALAEQDRSVGDLKLDGDSVGTYWALVGPQGAYLDAVLQYTRLDGRARSQRGDKLDIDGHAWAASLESGYPIALSERWTLEPQAQLIAQKVSLDSASDSVSRISHDAQVELTGRLGVRLEGAFTGSSGRLLQPYAQVNLWHGDGGRDTLTFDDVDKIKTDYRYTSVQLESGVVAQVSEALSLHGGVQYTANLDSRQQEASGINLGVRWQF